In a genomic window of Taylorella equigenitalis ATCC 35865:
- the rpe gene encoding ribulose-phosphate 3-epimerase, protein MSIIEYNIEEASCIRIAPSILSADFARLGEEIEDVIQAGADWIHFDVMDNHFVPNLTIGPMVCEAIKPYAKTTPIDVHLMVEPVDALIPMFAKAGADVITFHPEASHHIDRTLSLIRDHGCSAGLVFNPATPLEYMNYVMDKLDVVLLMSVNPGFGGQSFLPSALKKLSDTRARIDAYREKTGRGIFLEVDGGVKVENIAQIHAAGADTFVAGSAIFGASDYRQVIAEMHNRVNSESSREI, encoded by the coding sequence ATGTCAATCATTGAGTATAACATTGAGGAGGCTAGTTGCATTCGCATTGCCCCCAGTATTCTTTCAGCAGACTTCGCACGTCTCGGAGAGGAAATAGAGGACGTTATTCAAGCTGGGGCTGACTGGATACATTTCGATGTTATGGATAATCATTTCGTTCCAAATTTGACTATCGGTCCCATGGTGTGTGAGGCGATTAAACCCTATGCTAAAACCACCCCAATCGATGTTCATTTGATGGTAGAACCTGTAGATGCCCTTATCCCCATGTTCGCAAAGGCTGGGGCCGACGTAATTACATTTCACCCCGAGGCATCACACCACATTGATCGCACACTTAGCCTTATACGAGATCACGGTTGTTCTGCAGGACTTGTTTTTAACCCTGCAACTCCACTTGAATACATGAATTACGTTATGGATAAACTAGACGTAGTACTTTTGATGTCTGTTAATCCTGGATTTGGTGGGCAGTCATTCTTACCAAGTGCTCTCAAGAAATTATCTGATACTCGTGCCCGTATCGATGCTTACAGAGAGAAAACTGGACGAGGCATATTTCTAGAAGTCGACGGGGGCGTGAAAGTAGAAAATATTGCCCAAATCCACGCAGCTGGAGCAGACACTTTTGTTGCAGGATCGGCTATTTTTGGAGCTTCAGACTATAGACAAGTCATTGCCGAAATGCACAATAGAGTTAATTCCGAAAGTTCAAGAGAGATATAA
- the oppD gene encoding oligopeptide ABC transporter ATP-binding protein OppD, protein MDTNNKAPLLDVSNLKVSFKTPDGLVTAVRNLSFELKHGHTLGIVGESGSGKSQTAFAIMGLLAHNGIVSGSIKFEGQELLHKSIKEINKLRAEKIAMIFQDPMTSLNPFMKVGDQLMEVLKLHKGMNSKSAFEDSVRMLDAVKMPEARKRMSMYPHEFSGGMRQRVMIAMALLCKPKLIIADEPTTALDVTVQAQIMQLLNELKSEFNTSIVLITHDLGVVAGICDDVLVMYGGQLMEYATTNDIFYDPTHPYTTGLIGAVPRLDTQEDELVTIPGNPPNLLNLPAGCPFQPRCKYAMEHCHQEPVIESFDAGRRRACFVPVEEFRVLSRSEYEQ, encoded by the coding sequence ATGGATACAAATAATAAAGCTCCACTTTTAGATGTAAGTAATCTTAAGGTTTCATTTAAAACACCAGATGGTTTGGTTACGGCTGTGCGTAATTTGTCATTTGAATTGAAGCATGGTCACACTCTTGGAATTGTTGGAGAATCTGGTTCTGGAAAATCGCAAACTGCATTTGCAATCATGGGTCTTTTAGCTCATAACGGCATAGTTTCTGGTTCGATTAAATTTGAAGGACAGGAACTTCTGCATAAATCGATAAAAGAGATAAATAAATTAAGGGCAGAGAAAATCGCTATGATTTTCCAAGATCCTATGACGTCCCTAAATCCCTTTATGAAAGTAGGGGATCAACTTATGGAAGTACTTAAATTGCATAAGGGGATGAACAGTAAGTCAGCATTTGAAGACAGTGTACGTATGCTTGATGCTGTAAAGATGCCCGAAGCACGTAAACGTATGTCCATGTACCCACATGAATTTTCAGGTGGTATGAGGCAACGAGTTATGATTGCCATGGCACTTTTATGCAAACCAAAATTAATTATTGCCGATGAGCCTACTACGGCTTTAGATGTTACCGTGCAAGCCCAGATAATGCAGCTTCTAAATGAACTCAAATCAGAATTCAACACCTCTATAGTATTGATCACCCATGATTTAGGAGTTGTCGCTGGTATCTGCGATGATGTGCTTGTTATGTATGGTGGACAGCTTATGGAGTATGCGACTACAAATGACATTTTTTATGATCCCACTCATCCTTATACAACTGGCCTCATAGGTGCCGTGCCTCGATTAGACACTCAGGAAGATGAATTGGTTACGATTCCAGGTAATCCTCCTAATCTTCTGAATCTGCCAGCTGGCTGTCCTTTTCAGCCTCGATGTAAGTATGCGATGGAACATTGCCACCAGGAACCAGTAATTGAAAGTTTTGATGCTGGTCGTAGAAGGGCTTGTTTTGTGCCTGTGGAAGAATTCCGTGTTTTGAGCAGGAGTGAATATGAACAATAA
- a CDS encoding ABC transporter substrate-binding protein, which yields MNFKKSLLSIAVAGIATLGVAQAANVPAGTELAPKQELIWNNGANPASFDPHKIEGVPEGNVARQVFEGLVTSDEKGQLRPGVAVSWEHSDDFKTWTFHLRKDAKWSNGDPVTAHDFVYAWQRLVDPKTASPYASYVEFLKLKNAKDILGGKKPITDLGVEAKDDYTLVLNLDESVGFADKLSEHYVLYPVNKKVVEKFGDKWTAPENFVGNGAFKIESFTVNDKTVLTRNENYWDNKNTVLDKITLLAIENSATDVQRYRAGDEDITNSSLPVELFSKLKKELPEELKVNPTLCTYTYEFNNEKAPFNDVRVRKALSYAIDRDIITTKILQAGQKSAYGFTPPYIGGGDKLTKPEWASWDAKKRYVEAEKLLSEAGYSKSKPLNFTILYNTNDNHKKLAVAVGSMLNKNLGGAVNVKLENQEWKTYLDNRKAGKFDVARAGWCADYNEATTFLTYFLSDSSNNKAFYKSAEYDGLVNGSYSAKDDVARSEAYAKAEAVLNKDTPFAPVYYYVDPQLVKPWVQGFAYSHPAKNYYLKDVYIIKH from the coding sequence ATGAATTTTAAGAAATCTTTGTTAAGTATTGCCGTGGCTGGCATTGCCACTTTGGGTGTGGCTCAGGCGGCAAATGTACCTGCGGGCACGGAACTTGCTCCTAAGCAGGAGCTTATCTGGAATAACGGTGCGAATCCAGCTTCATTCGATCCGCATAAAATCGAAGGCGTCCCTGAGGGGAATGTGGCACGTCAAGTATTCGAGGGGCTTGTTACTTCGGACGAAAAGGGCCAATTAAGACCAGGCGTGGCTGTGAGCTGGGAGCATAGCGATGACTTTAAAACTTGGACATTCCATCTTCGTAAGGATGCGAAATGGTCTAACGGCGATCCAGTTACTGCACACGACTTTGTATATGCATGGCAGCGTCTTGTAGACCCTAAGACGGCATCGCCATATGCTAGTTACGTTGAATTCCTAAAACTTAAAAACGCTAAGGATATTCTTGGGGGTAAAAAACCAATTACCGATTTAGGCGTTGAGGCTAAGGATGATTACACTTTAGTTCTAAACTTAGATGAAAGCGTAGGCTTTGCGGACAAACTTTCTGAGCACTACGTTTTATATCCAGTAAATAAAAAAGTAGTAGAGAAGTTTGGGGATAAATGGACAGCTCCAGAAAACTTTGTTGGCAATGGGGCCTTTAAAATCGAATCTTTCACAGTAAATGACAAAACTGTATTAACTCGTAATGAAAATTATTGGGATAATAAAAATACAGTTTTAGATAAGATTACTCTATTGGCTATTGAAAATTCTGCAACTGACGTTCAGCGCTATCGTGCTGGAGATGAGGACATTACTAACTCAAGCCTTCCTGTAGAGCTATTTTCAAAATTGAAGAAAGAGTTACCAGAGGAGCTTAAGGTTAATCCAACTTTATGTACTTATACATACGAATTTAATAATGAGAAAGCTCCATTTAATGATGTAAGAGTGCGTAAGGCTCTTTCGTATGCAATTGATCGAGATATCATAACTACTAAGATACTTCAGGCTGGTCAGAAATCCGCATATGGATTTACACCTCCTTATATCGGTGGTGGTGATAAATTAACTAAACCAGAATGGGCTTCTTGGGATGCGAAAAAGCGCTATGTAGAGGCTGAGAAGCTCCTAAGTGAGGCTGGATATAGTAAGAGCAAACCGCTTAACTTTACTATCCTTTATAACACTAACGATAACCACAAAAAACTTGCAGTAGCTGTAGGTTCTATGCTTAATAAAAACCTTGGTGGTGCAGTTAATGTTAAGTTAGAAAATCAAGAGTGGAAGACATACCTCGATAACCGTAAGGCGGGTAAGTTTGATGTGGCTAGGGCTGGTTGGTGTGCTGACTATAATGAAGCGACAACCTTCTTGACTTATTTCTTATCTGATAGCTCCAACAATAAAGCCTTTTATAAAAGTGCTGAGTATGATGGTTTAGTTAATGGTAGCTATTCTGCAAAAGATGACGTAGCTCGTTCTGAAGCATACGCAAAAGCAGAAGCAGTATTAAACAAAGACACTCCATTTGCCCCTGTTTACTACTACGTTGATCCTCAACTTGTAAAACCTTGGGTTCAGGGATTTGCATATTCACACCCAGCTAAGAACTACTACTTGAAAGATGTTTATATAATTAAACACTAA
- the mltA gene encoding murein transglycosylase A gives MKKYLISGIALLLASCAGTGNLGSDSRTDQSETQVYDLRAPLKVPDIATLKETSARKLVAKYVKSEWSKLPGWADDDAQELWLGMYNNCRGLMRPVSGSLTIPARATPRAWHSVCSKVATMGPAVDGQVAKKFIQTELQPWAVFTSKNTSKGTVTGYYEPVVKGSRVYGGSYQWPMYSVPSDLITVDLGSVYPELTGKRVRGKIKGSKLVPYDTREQFTSRNSKDQSKVIVYLDDPVEAFFLQVQGSGRVLLPDGKSLRLAYADHNGRPYSSIGKWLADKGELPISKASMQNIKAWAAHNPSRIPEMLNSNQALVFFREEPISDAIVGPKGAYGIPLIAKRAIAVDPTVVPLGSPVYLSTTMPASKSALRRVVFAQDTGAAIKGIARADFYWGSGPEAGQLAGRMKQDGFMWILWPKNSGQPSAR, from the coding sequence ATGAAAAAATATTTAATATCTGGAATCGCTTTATTGCTTGCATCATGTGCTGGCACTGGCAACTTAGGATCAGATAGCAGAACTGATCAATCCGAAACTCAAGTTTATGACTTAAGGGCACCTTTGAAAGTGCCTGATATTGCCACCCTAAAGGAAACATCGGCTCGTAAGCTGGTTGCAAAATATGTTAAATCTGAGTGGTCTAAACTGCCAGGTTGGGCTGATGATGACGCTCAGGAATTGTGGCTTGGTATGTATAACAATTGTCGTGGGCTTATGAGGCCCGTATCGGGATCATTGACGATTCCAGCTCGAGCTACTCCTCGTGCATGGCATTCTGTTTGTTCAAAAGTTGCAACCATGGGTCCAGCTGTTGATGGTCAGGTTGCGAAAAAATTTATTCAAACTGAATTGCAGCCGTGGGCTGTGTTTACATCGAAAAATACTTCTAAGGGTACGGTTACTGGTTATTATGAGCCTGTAGTAAAAGGTTCACGTGTCTATGGAGGATCTTATCAGTGGCCGATGTATTCCGTTCCGTCAGATTTAATTACGGTTGATTTAGGAAGTGTATATCCTGAATTAACTGGTAAGCGAGTTCGCGGTAAGATTAAGGGTTCTAAATTAGTACCGTATGATACTAGGGAGCAATTTACGTCTAGGAATTCTAAGGATCAGTCGAAAGTCATTGTCTACTTAGATGATCCAGTTGAAGCTTTTTTTCTTCAGGTGCAAGGGTCTGGGAGGGTTTTATTGCCAGATGGAAAATCTTTGCGGTTAGCTTATGCTGATCATAATGGTCGCCCTTACTCGTCTATTGGAAAGTGGCTTGCGGATAAGGGTGAGTTGCCTATTTCAAAGGCTTCTATGCAAAATATAAAAGCATGGGCCGCACATAATCCATCACGTATTCCTGAGATGCTTAATAGCAATCAGGCATTAGTGTTCTTTAGGGAGGAGCCTATATCTGATGCGATTGTTGGACCTAAGGGTGCATATGGTATACCGTTGATTGCAAAGAGGGCGATTGCCGTTGATCCGACTGTTGTGCCTCTCGGTTCTCCTGTTTATCTATCTACGACTATGCCTGCGAGCAAATCTGCACTTCGACGTGTAGTGTTTGCACAGGATACGGGAGCTGCGATTAAGGGTATAGCTCGTGCGGATTTTTACTGGGGTAGTGGTCCTGAGGCAGGTCAGCTTGCAGGACGTATGAAGCAAGATGGGTTTATGTGGATTTTGTGGCCAAAAAATTCTGGTCAACCTTCAGCTAGATGA
- the oppF gene encoding murein tripeptide/oligopeptide ABC transporter ATP binding protein OppF yields the protein MNNKPILLDVKNLSVSFKVKDKKAFIWEKPHLLKAVNDVSFQLYEGETLGVVGESGCGKSTLARAIIGLVEASNGSITYLGRNILAQSEYGWHETRKSMQMIFQDPLASLNPRMTVGDIIAEPLKVVEPGLGSKRVKECVQNMMRKVGLLPNLINRYPHEFSGGQCQRIGIARALIVNPKMLICDEPVSALDVSIQAQVINLLKSLQHEMGLSLIFIAHDLSVVRHISDRVLVMYLGNAVELGDYEPVYMQTKHPYTKALMSAVPIPNPKLERSKKIQILEGDLPSPINPPSGCVFRTRCPIADSTCAQIKPELAGDDTHKVACLKA from the coding sequence ATGAACAATAAACCAATTCTGCTCGATGTTAAAAATCTATCCGTAAGTTTTAAAGTTAAGGATAAAAAGGCATTTATCTGGGAGAAACCGCATCTTCTAAAAGCTGTAAATGATGTTAGTTTTCAGCTCTATGAGGGAGAAACGCTTGGTGTCGTGGGCGAATCAGGATGTGGAAAGTCGACTCTTGCGAGGGCGATTATCGGTCTGGTAGAGGCTTCAAATGGCTCGATTACCTACCTTGGTCGTAATATCCTCGCCCAGTCCGAATATGGTTGGCATGAAACTCGTAAATCAATGCAGATGATTTTCCAAGACCCGCTTGCCTCGCTAAATCCACGCATGACGGTGGGTGACATTATTGCCGAGCCTTTGAAAGTGGTCGAGCCTGGCTTGGGGTCCAAACGGGTTAAGGAGTGTGTTCAAAATATGATGCGCAAAGTGGGGTTATTGCCAAACTTAATCAATCGCTATCCGCACGAGTTTTCAGGTGGTCAATGCCAACGTATCGGGATCGCCCGTGCATTAATTGTTAATCCTAAGATGCTAATTTGCGATGAGCCCGTATCCGCATTGGATGTATCGATTCAAGCACAAGTTATAAATTTGCTTAAATCTCTTCAGCACGAAATGGGGCTTTCCTTGATTTTTATCGCTCACGATTTGTCGGTCGTAAGGCATATTTCTGATCGTGTTTTAGTTATGTATTTGGGCAATGCAGTCGAGCTCGGCGATTACGAGCCAGTGTACATGCAGACAAAGCATCCTTACACTAAAGCATTGATGTCTGCCGTTCCTATACCGAATCCTAAGTTAGAACGCTCGAAAAAGATACAGATACTTGAGGGCGATCTACCTTCTCCAATCAATCCTCCATCGGGATGTGTGTTTAGGACACGTTGTCCCATCGCAGACAGTACGTGTGCACAAATTAAGCCTGAGTTAGCGGGTGACGATACCCATAAAGTTGCTTGTCTGAAAGCCTAG
- the rpmA gene encoding 50S ribosomal protein L27 — translation MAQKKGGGSTRNGRDSESKRLGVKVYGDQAINAGSIIVRQRGTRVHAGENVGMGKDHTLYALKDGVVKFSHRGALNKHTVSVVESTKN, via the coding sequence ATGGCACAGAAAAAAGGTGGCGGTTCCACCCGCAACGGTCGCGACTCCGAGTCGAAGCGCCTAGGCGTTAAAGTTTACGGTGATCAAGCTATTAATGCTGGTTCTATCATCGTACGTCAACGTGGTACTCGTGTTCATGCAGGAGAAAATGTAGGCATGGGCAAAGATCACACACTTTACGCCCTAAAAGACGGTGTAGTTAAATTTTCTCACCGCGGTGCACTTAATAAACATACAGTTTCAGTTGTTGAATCGACTAAAAATTAA
- the rplU gene encoding 50S ribosomal protein L21, whose amino-acid sequence MYAVIKTGGKQYRVAEGEKIKVEQIPADIDEVISLDQVLSVGEGDSLKVGTPFVDGAVVKAKVLSHGRHDKVRIFKMRRRKHYQKRQGHRQNFTEILIESIA is encoded by the coding sequence ATGTATGCGGTCATAAAAACTGGAGGCAAACAGTATCGTGTTGCTGAAGGCGAAAAAATTAAGGTAGAACAGATACCTGCAGACATCGATGAAGTAATCTCCCTAGACCAAGTTTTATCAGTAGGTGAAGGCGACTCGCTTAAAGTGGGTACTCCTTTTGTTGATGGTGCTGTGGTTAAGGCTAAGGTTCTTTCACACGGTCGTCATGATAAAGTTCGTATTTTTAAGATGCGTCGTCGTAAGCACTATCAAAAGCGCCAAGGCCACCGTCAAAATTTCACTGAGATTCTAATCGAATCTATCGCTTAA
- the oppB gene encoding oligopeptide ABC transporter permease OppB codes for MIKFIFRRILEAIPTLFVLITVSFFLMRLAPGSPFTSEKDYPPEVMANINAKYGLDKPLLVQYGNYLNDLAHGDFGPSFKYKDHSVNELVAKAFPVSLKLGILAFIIAKLIGITAGILAALKQNKWLDYFIMTFSMTGVVLPNFVIAPLLVLFFAIFWKLLPSGGWNGGAPLYMILPIFALTVSTIAGTARIMRGSMIEVLHSNYIRTAKAKGLPMRHIIIKHALRPALLPVISYLGPSFVAIITGSMVIESIFSIPGIGQLFVQGAINRDYSLVMSLTILVGTLTITFNAVVDILYAFIDPKLRY; via the coding sequence ATGATTAAATTTATCTTCCGTCGTATATTGGAAGCGATACCAACTCTTTTTGTTCTGATTACGGTATCGTTTTTTCTTATGCGCCTTGCACCAGGTTCTCCTTTTACTAGCGAAAAGGACTATCCGCCTGAAGTCATGGCAAATATTAATGCAAAGTATGGTCTCGATAAGCCCTTGCTAGTTCAGTACGGGAATTATCTAAACGACCTCGCCCATGGGGATTTTGGTCCATCTTTTAAATATAAAGACCATTCTGTAAATGAATTGGTTGCAAAAGCATTTCCAGTTTCATTGAAATTAGGGATTTTGGCTTTTATTATTGCAAAGCTAATCGGCATAACAGCAGGTATTTTAGCGGCTCTTAAGCAAAATAAGTGGTTAGACTATTTCATCATGACCTTTTCGATGACAGGAGTTGTATTGCCAAATTTTGTTATTGCCCCCTTGCTCGTGCTGTTTTTTGCTATATTTTGGAAGCTTTTGCCTTCAGGAGGGTGGAATGGGGGTGCTCCGCTATATATGATTTTGCCTATATTTGCACTTACCGTGTCCACAATCGCAGGTACCGCTCGGATTATGCGAGGATCTATGATTGAGGTACTGCATTCTAACTACATACGCACTGCAAAAGCGAAGGGCTTGCCTATGAGGCATATTATTATTAAGCATGCCTTGAGACCCGCTTTATTGCCTGTTATCTCGTATCTTGGTCCTTCTTTTGTGGCTATTATTACGGGTTCCATGGTGATTGAAAGTATTTTTAGTATTCCTGGCATTGGGCAACTATTTGTTCAGGGTGCGATTAATCGCGATTACTCTTTAGTTATGAGTTTAACGATTTTGGTAGGCACATTGACCATCACATTTAATGCGGTCGTCGATATTTTGTATGCCTTCATCGATCCTAAACTTCGTTATTAG
- a CDS encoding DsbC family protein, protein MKFELNKLCGGLVLAFTAVTACVVSSVVVSADVVAQTASSVSQTTEKTKVPTTVESKSAGMKAGALPQDKVDNIKSNIEKTFQVKVLSVNPTPFADLYEVLTDETIIYTNADHNYILAGHLIDAKSTVDLTDKRVKEQSAKAFASLPVEGAVKRVKGKGTRKLVTFEDPNCPYCKALYKELEQMDDVTIYTFLVPLLAKDSVTKVRDIMCSSNPTLSWHEWVTDGKKPQSQANKSCSEPNPKTFQLARSVNVQGVPVILFPNGERRNGFVRLADIEKIISSK, encoded by the coding sequence GTGAAATTTGAATTAAATAAATTATGTGGTGGTCTCGTGTTGGCATTTACTGCTGTGACTGCTTGTGTCGTGTCATCTGTGGTTGTGTCGGCAGATGTGGTGGCTCAGACTGCCAGTTCCGTTTCTCAAACTACAGAAAAGACTAAAGTTCCTACAACTGTTGAATCTAAATCTGCAGGGATGAAGGCGGGGGCATTGCCACAAGATAAAGTGGACAATATTAAATCCAATATCGAGAAGACTTTTCAAGTTAAGGTTTTAAGCGTAAATCCGACTCCTTTTGCGGATTTGTACGAAGTATTGACGGATGAGACGATAATCTATACAAATGCGGATCATAATTATATTTTGGCAGGGCATCTTATCGACGCTAAGTCGACAGTTGATCTGACGGACAAGCGTGTTAAAGAGCAGTCAGCTAAGGCATTTGCAAGCCTGCCAGTGGAGGGGGCTGTTAAGCGCGTGAAAGGAAAAGGTACGCGTAAACTTGTGACTTTTGAGGACCCGAATTGCCCATATTGCAAGGCTTTATATAAGGAGCTTGAGCAGATGGATGATGTCACTATTTATACTTTCTTAGTGCCCTTATTAGCAAAGGATTCTGTGACTAAGGTGCGGGACATTATGTGTTCATCGAACCCAACTCTTTCATGGCACGAGTGGGTTACAGACGGCAAGAAGCCACAATCTCAGGCTAATAAAAGTTGTTCTGAGCCAAACCCTAAAACATTTCAGCTTGCTAGAAGCGTTAATGTGCAGGGGGTGCCAGTGATTTTATTTCCTAATGGAGAACGAAGAAACGGTTTTGTTCGTTTAGCGGATATTGAAAAAATTATTTCTTCTAAGTAA
- a CDS encoding HIT family protein, which translates to MTDHNHLHDTCSPCNHNLATDTETCEFCQALGGTFIYRDSKLRVINANDPDFPMYTRVIWEDHSKEMTDLCIADRQYLMDIIYLIEGVQRNLLKAVKVNMAQFGNVVPHLHWHVIPRFSWDLRYPNSFWSDDMRERDDEYLVKLAGLYKLLPDYHAALLDAFIKHSIGDKAVECGCH; encoded by the coding sequence ATGACCGACCACAACCACTTACACGATACATGTAGTCCATGCAACCATAACCTTGCAACTGATACAGAAACATGCGAATTCTGTCAGGCTTTGGGTGGCACGTTTATTTATCGCGATTCTAAGCTTCGTGTGATTAACGCAAACGATCCCGATTTTCCTATGTATACGCGCGTTATTTGGGAGGATCATTCTAAAGAAATGACGGATTTGTGCATTGCAGATCGTCAATACCTTATGGATATTATTTATTTAATTGAGGGTGTCCAACGCAACCTACTCAAAGCCGTTAAAGTAAACATGGCTCAATTTGGCAATGTAGTCCCCCACCTTCACTGGCATGTTATTCCTAGATTTTCTTGGGATTTGCGCTACCCAAATAGTTTCTGGAGTGACGACATGCGTGAACGCGATGATGAGTATCTAGTGAAGTTGGCCGGGCTATATAAATTATTACCCGATTATCATGCAGCATTGCTTGACGCTTTTATTAAGCACTCAATCGGAGATAAAGCCGTGGAGTGTGGTTGTCACTGA
- a CDS encoding TlpA disulfide reductase family protein: MNKYLLPAVTLVLMLVAGVYFVFRGDTSEQANMDYSLISGEKITHSDLKGKVSLIKFWATTCTTCVAQMPDDIKYYEKYSPQGFEVVAVAMKYDNLDAIKNFASDRKLPFKVAYDQDGSLAKSYGGVRFTPVMFLLDRKGEVVKSFAGKYNHEDFIKTLEDTLKNS; encoded by the coding sequence ATGAATAAGTATTTACTTCCTGCTGTTACCTTAGTGTTGATGCTAGTTGCGGGGGTTTATTTTGTTTTCCGCGGTGATACTAGCGAACAAGCAAATATGGATTATTCGCTTATTTCGGGAGAGAAAATTACTCATTCCGACTTAAAAGGTAAAGTTTCCCTTATAAAGTTTTGGGCTACTACCTGCACAACTTGCGTTGCTCAAATGCCTGATGATATTAAGTATTATGAAAAGTACTCTCCACAAGGATTTGAGGTCGTTGCAGTTGCTATGAAATATGATAATTTGGATGCCATTAAAAATTTTGCATCTGACAGAAAGCTTCCATTTAAAGTTGCATATGATCAGGATGGCTCATTAGCCAAATCATATGGTGGTGTGAGATTTACGCCTGTCATGTTTTTGCTTGATCGCAAAGGTGAGGTAGTTAAGTCTTTTGCTGGCAAATACAATCACGAAGACTTCATTAAAACTTTAGAAGACACACTTAAAAATTCATAA
- the oppC gene encoding oligopeptide ABC transporter permease OppC: MITQKNKEFVQDLASNLESTEFVKGRSLWQDARRRFFRNRAALISLVILVLITCFVIFAPMLIPFDYADTDWAMMSMAPDFESKHYFGTDSSGRDLLVRVAVGGRISLMVGVAGALIAVIVGTLYGAIAGFVGGIVDSLMMRFLEILYSFPFMFFVILLVTFFGQNILLIFVAIGMVSWLDMARIVRGQTLSLKKKEFIEAAIVSGVSKRKIIWNHIVPNVLGVVVVYASLLVPSMILFESFLSFLGLGTQEPLSSWGALLNDGAISMEVSPWLLIFPSIFIVVTLFCFNFIGDGLRDALDPKDR; encoded by the coding sequence ATGATTACACAAAAAAATAAAGAATTTGTGCAGGATTTAGCAAGTAATCTTGAGAGCACCGAGTTCGTCAAAGGGCGTAGTTTATGGCAGGATGCACGACGTCGCTTCTTTAGAAATAGGGCCGCTCTTATCAGTCTTGTTATCTTAGTTTTAATAACCTGTTTTGTGATTTTCGCACCCATGCTTATCCCTTTTGATTATGCGGATACGGATTGGGCGATGATGAGCATGGCTCCTGATTTTGAGTCGAAGCATTATTTTGGTACCGATTCTTCTGGACGAGATTTATTAGTTCGTGTTGCGGTCGGCGGTCGTATTTCATTGATGGTTGGCGTAGCTGGTGCACTTATTGCGGTTATTGTCGGTACGCTTTACGGAGCGATTGCAGGGTTTGTGGGGGGTATCGTAGATAGCCTAATGATGCGTTTCTTGGAGATTCTGTACTCATTCCCATTCATGTTTTTTGTGATTTTGCTCGTCACGTTCTTCGGGCAAAATATCTTGCTCATATTTGTGGCAATAGGTATGGTCTCCTGGCTCGATATGGCTCGTATTGTTCGTGGTCAAACATTAAGCCTTAAGAAAAAGGAATTTATCGAGGCTGCAATTGTAAGTGGTGTAAGTAAGCGAAAAATTATTTGGAACCATATTGTGCCAAATGTTCTCGGCGTCGTAGTAGTCTACGCATCGTTGCTTGTGCCATCTATGATTTTATTTGAGTCATTTTTGAGTTTCTTGGGTCTGGGTACTCAAGAGCCACTAAGTAGTTGGGGTGCACTTCTAAACGATGGGGCGATATCAATGGAGGTCTCTCCATGGTTGCTTATATTTCCATCCATTTTTATAGTTGTGACCCTTTTTTGTTTTAACTTTATTGGGGATGGTCTACGTGACGCCCTCGATCCAAAAGATAGGTAG